In Cryptomeria japonica chromosome 1, Sugi_1.0, whole genome shotgun sequence, the sequence ACTACTCACCAGGTTATCTTCTCAACCTTAACGAATACACAAATACCAACCACACACAAACTCTTTTCTACCCAGATCttttgggctctgataccactctaatgCGGAGGCTCGGGTTCATGACTcaacaacttgacataatgatccaaaatGATCATGAATGGTCACAAATGACCTTACAAACATtaaacaacacaaaacaaagaaaaaatataaatttttcctcTTGTAGGCATATTAGGTCCTGAGGGTGCTCTTACACCAAAGTTATGTGTCACACATGCTCAGTGATGTGATTGTCAAGATGCATCCACattgaaaaattaggaaaaaaactcaataaaaaaatacaaaaaatgtatACAAGTTATAATACTCACACTTAACTATATTTCTACCAATGggtttttttcaaaatactaaatgcatCTAAAAAGATTGAGGGGCACacatcaaacactatgttatgttttgctggAAAAAATAGGAACAATTTTGTGTGCATGAAGCATTTGATCCTCTCAGTATTatctatttaaaaaaaactttAGTTGTTTAGAAACTAGGTTTAGAGTACTACAATTGTTGCTCTTTAGGTATCTTCAAATTCTAAGCACATGAGTCTCAAATTACTCCTTCAAGTTCAAGTTTAGCtgatttgagaaaaagttgccacTTTTGACTCCCTTTTTGTGCACCATCTTTGTGAACATACCCTTGAGAAATATCATAGTGCCACCATTCCCCATAAAAATCCCCCTTTTTTTGTCTTAGTAATAGAGTTCCAAATGCCAACCAATGCAACAATGTAAGAAGGGTGTTTAAGGTGCGAAGTATTAAGCTTTAAGATAATTGATAATCCAATCCACTTTTTTCCACGTGTACAAAATATAAGATTCAAGTGATTAGAGAGGTAAGTAAAATAATCTATTTTTACACAATTCCTAGAGGAATCCTAAATTAGTTTTAGGTTAGGAGATATATAAAACCTATCTAACTTGCTAAGTATTTTATCATCCCAAATCTAAAACTAGTCCAAGTGTATCACTTATGGCCATGACTTGAATACTTTTCATGAATTCGATCTATAACCCCCATTGTATTATGACAATATAGTCATTCATATAATTTCTCACTATCAACTTTACATGGCTAGACTAGATAGGATCTTTATAATGTTCTACCACATTAAAATTGCCTCCTATAACCCAATAAACACTCAAGAGGTTTTTGTGCATCCATTCCCATAACTCGTATCTTTATTTTACAATATTAGGAGCATAAATTGAACAAAATCCAATAGGTTGTCCATTGATAAAAGACAAGTCACATATGCAACTATGTAAAGGGTCCTCCCCTTTATCAATACATAAATTCTGGGCCCATGAATAAATATCAATAACAACCCCACCTCTTCCTTCTCTATGTGATGTATGGAAAAATATGACCTCTTCATACAGTTGGATAAAAACATAACAAGTCGAGAAACATTAAGTTTGACTTcctataaaaaataatatcatgTTTCCACTTAACTATAGCCTCAACCCCATATTTGAGACGAGGGAGGGATATCCTTGTTACATTCCAAGAAAGAATTTTTAAATTCATGATTAAGAAAAGTTATGAAGATCTTCCTCTTGTGGaaaacatcaaaataattagcaaggGTAATAGACTACTCAAAAAGTCTTTATTCTTTAAAGCAGGAGGAGGAGACCTTGATCTTTGTCTCACAAATGAGGGTGAAGATGTCAAAGTTTTATCACTAGTCCTCAAATTATGCCAAGGTGATGACGTGGGATAACTTTAGGAAGATGTATCTCCATTTAGAGGCTTAGTAGACCTTGgaggttctttcctcttccttatcaTTCTCTTGCCATACATCATAATACAATCTTATAATTCAGGGAAGAATTATTATTAGacttatcattattattttttagCATCTAAAAAAGTTTTGACTTGTTGTTGTGAATGAAAAGAAGCTTTAGGCATTATAGAAGGTTGATAAGGGGCGTGTATTTGTTGTGTACTAGGGGAGGCTAATATTTATGGCTGAATAAATCTATTAGTTTTTATAGGAAAATCTCTTAGTGACACAAGATTTACATAATATATATTGTAGATCAATGTTAGTTTTTGGATTGATTGTGTGCAAGTTTTGGAACCAATGTTTCTAATAGGATAATCTCTTATCATTTGACTTCAATGGAAAAAAAATCTAAGCATTAGGTTTATTTAAATATACTAATGGTTGATAAAACTCAAACCCTAgactaattaatttaatattcTTGGGTAACTGATTATTTAGGTTGATTTCCATGAAAATTCTAGGGTTTACCCTTAAGCTATTAAATTTGTCTATGTTATTTTTACACAATAAAACTCTTTTGAGTTGTGAAACTATTTCCTTGAAGAAGGGTTTGAAGGAAACATTAAAAAATGGTAGCTCTATTCATAGAGGATATCGAGGTCTTCAAGGACTTTTAGGATGGAAATCCAAGGTCCAAGATTGCAAGTAACAAATATGGCCATAGATAAACCAAGAGTCACATTGAAGCACAAATTGAGCATGCTTAGCTAATTCAAACTTGCATGACACATAGCCCTTTCCTAAGCCCCTCAAGGTTTTAATTTACTAGCTCCTATTTTACCAATTTAATTATCCCATTTGTAAAATGAGATTCATGTATggtatttgaaaaaataaaatgacATACCTATGTTGACATTCAACAATTCAATCAACCACATCATTAGGAAGGATAAACTctaaattttaacttttttttctcaCTATATGactcttccatttcattttcatctcCTTCCTCATCCCCTTCCATAGTATTATCTCTAGGTTTGGTTGTATTTTCTCCAAATGAAACATTTCTTCACTTTACCTATGTTGACATCATTCGCTCTCATCATAATAATGGTTTCCTCTAAGTTCAATGTTTCTTTATTCTTATCTCATGTTGATTGTCATACCTCATCTTTTAGCTTCATGTCTATGCCATTCCATTTTATTGACTTATATGGTAACTGCAACTCATAGACCTAGTGTACATTAGGGGTCCATATGCTTCATTCCATTTGTCAACAATTCCGTAAAACTTATCAAGATCTATACATTTAGATGTgccataaaaaataataatattcatttTATTATGAAAAGACATAAAATTTTCTACAAAAAATCTTGAAGATCTTCTTTGTCAATTTTGAGTAGCTAAATAATAAAGTGTTTGTCTACTTATGAAGATATGAATGCAAGGAGGCTATAATAATTAATGATGTTGAATGGTTGTGGTGATGACATGTTGATTTTTATCAATCACGGGGATAAGTTAGAATTAAAATGAGTGACTATGTATTGAAACATTTGTATTGACTCAACTTTTGTAGAGGCAGAAAATGGAGGACAAGGTCAACCTAGGTGAATTTGTCTGACACCTTTTTAACGAAACTTCAAGGAAACACTCAGATTAACATCTTGATTCTGAAAAGATATCTGTTGCTTGCAATGAAGCTCCCAGACAAGGGTGACCTGAGTGAAATTGTCCGACATTTTTCGAGTACAAATTTCTAACATAAGTATGTAGATTTATACTTTATGTTTGCATATTTGATCTGAGACTATTATTGCATGCTGATAACTATCAACTTCACACCTTTAGCCCtagatcttacattcattttacATATTTCCATTCCTCATTTTCAACTACCAACCAAATGAGTATTGAATTCACCTTGTGCTCAGTCCTTTACAATCAAATTTGTGATTGGGCCGAGTGGATCCATTCTCCTTCTAAACGTAATCGTTAAGGAAGTAGGTttagttcctagtttgcatgctTTCCCAACATTACAATTATATAGAAAGAGTGctaattttcttaattaaattttttaaaaatgttacacttgtttattttaataatttttaatttttattatttattgatcAAAGTTAATTATACAAAAATAATAACAGTTCAAAGGAAATTGCAAACAAATAAGATAAATAATAAAGAGTTATAGATATCAATTTACAAAGCAACATTAAACATAGTTGAACTAGCTATAGAAACCAAGTACTAGCAAGTAAAGGAGTATACAATGGCTAAACATAGTCTATACTTGAAAGTTAAATAGCTTTTGTAGATGTGTGCAACATCTAACATCTACTTCATTCAATTGCAAAAAGTGAGGTTTGATCTCTTCCAAAATCTTGTTGTAGGGAGTCTTCTATTTTAGTTGAGAAAACAAAGAAGCAAGTTGtaacaagatgtcaaaataaaacTATAGTGATTCTACTCCCTGATGAGTAATATAACCTTAGAAAATATCATTTATCTTTTCTTCTTGGTGGATCATATTGGGAACAATTAGTCCATAAATCTAATTATTTTTAATCTTTTCTTATATTGCATGTTTAATGCATTAAATTATTTTGATCAAGTTTCATCTCTATTAATGTTTTGTTGTTGTTTCAATGAATTTGATCAGTATTATATCTATCATAATAGTCCTTTTCTATTGTGAAGTAACTGAATTAGTTGATATGCAAATAAATTTGGCTTCAATAAAAATCCTCTTCCATACAATTGCTTTGCTTTGTTGACTTTTAAATTATTTTGTGTTTGAACTATAAAAAATCTTTGGAGAAAATCTTTTAGCCAACTTTGTGTAGATAAATAATAAAGTGTTTGTCTATCAAGAAAGCTACAAAATTAAATGAGTCGATAACCACAAATGATACTGAATGGTTGTGGTAATGACACATTTTCTTTTATTAGGCAACGAGAGAAATCAATATCATAATATGTGGCACCACTGATGTCACAAATGGGGTGATACcatgtgaaacacttttgaccgAAGCTATGTATCATTGAGATCACAAACTGAGGCTCAAACTTGCGAGCATATTGGATCAGTGAAGGCACAAGCCTATGATACAATGGTCCAATGGGGGTTTGAAACTAGGTGATCATAACAACACCACCACCACTTAACCGACACCTTATGAGAAGAACCCATATCCTATGTAATTATATATATTGCTATTTTTAATTATTGATCCATATATTTCAACTTGCATTTTCAATTATattctatttatattttaataacaaTAATTGTTTATTTCATATATACACATCTCCCTctttttgttttaattattttaatttatcaatAATCTAATATCAATGGCCCGGTCTTAGTGAAGTTGGTGAAATTGAATGGTTTCAAATGAATCCATCATAGataagtcttgttgagtgcaagccTCAGACATTATAAGAGATAAAGCTGAATCATgtccataaaacaaataaaatattaaaaaatgaagTGCACACAACCGATTTCAAATGAACCTACAAGAGATAAATCTCGCTGAATGCAAGCCTCACATCatacatcattaaaaaaaaaaaccatgtcaataaaaaaaaaaaaaaaattaaaaaataaaggacACACAACCTATCCACTCATGGACACGAGGTGAGACCTCCACCAGCACTATGACTGTTTAGGGGGAAGGATCCCCTGCTTTACAAGTTATCCCTTGGAGCCAAGGTGAATTCCATTCAAATTCTCTGTAATGCCGCCTTCGCCACTTTCATTGAAGCTTTACGTTAACTGCCGCCACAAGTCTCTCTGTTCATTTTTTCCCCTTAATTGGATATATAAATCTTCAAAAGGCCACTGTTCATTGGACATAACAATCCATTTGCGCCCAATTTGTCGGTTTCAGCCAATTCTACACCTAACCCACATACTTATTTAACTAAATCTGCAAGAGGCCTCTGTTTATTCGACACACAAATCCATATGCGTCCAATTCCCCGGTTTCAGCCAATTCTACACCCAACCCACATACTTATTTAACTCGTGCTGCTTGCACGACTTTCATTCAAGCTTACGTAAACTGACGCCACAAGTCACACTGTATTCAATTCGTCTCCCTTTCTTTGCATTTGGAAATCATTAAGAGGGCTCTGTCAATTGGGCACAAATCCGTATACGCTCAGTCGACCCAGTTTCAGCCAATTCTACACCCAACCCACATATTTAATCGATCCACATTCCATTTGGGCACTCTCAGATTTTTCAATGGACAAAGTCTGCTCACAACCCAGATGTACAGAGCACGAGGGCTGGAGCCGCCTGAATCCAGATACAACAGAGTTTATACTCTCTTGTCTGCCTATATCATCCATAATCAGCTGCTGCACAGTCTGCAAACAGTGGTATGCGATTGCAACTGAGCCTTCCTTTGGAGCACGCCTCAGAGACCATAAAAAGCCCTGGTTTTTTCTTTACGGCCAAAACAACATATTCTTGAAGAACAACCAGGCCTTTGGCTTCGATCCAGAAGCCCATAAGTGGATCCGTTTGCCTGTATCTTCGTTTCCAGAATCGTGCGCGGGAGATTCCCTTGCAGGTTCAGGAGGGTTTTTGTTCGCTACAACTGGGTCAGATTGTTCAAGATTCTGTTATGCGCCTGTATTTGCTGCCTCATGGAAGGAAACTGCTCCTATGAGATTCTCGCGCAGGCAGCCGCTGGTTGGAGTGTTCAATGTGAAGAAAAATTATGGCTTCATTGTAGTGGGAGGTTCACGGTTTGTGGGTGGCCTGGTGGATATAGAGGACAGGCTTGCTGTTGAGATTTATGATTCGGGTACTGATGAATGGGAGCTCTGTGCTCCCTTGCCTGCGGAATTTAGGTCAGGGAATTCGTCACAGTGGCTGACATCTGCGCTATTGAATGGCAAGTTTTATGTGTTCGGGATATTTTCTGGTTTTATGTCAGCCTTTGATTTGGAGCTCAGGTCATGGGACATGGTAAGGATTTTGAGGCCAGCAGGTATTTTGTTTTCGTTTCTCATTCCCTGCCAGGGTAGGCTGATCCTAGCTGGCCTGAAGAACACTGCTGATGGCCCGGGGTTTGATCTGTGGAAAATTGACGAAGAAACAATGGGCCTTTGTGAAGTGGGTTCCATGCCCAAGGAGCTCTTGTATTCTTTGTTTGACAATGATGAGGAGGACAAGTTTGCAAGTTTGAAGTGTGTGGGATTGGGGAGTTTGATCTATGTTTTTAATGAGGAACACCATAAGATGTATCCAGCCTGTGTTTGTGAGGTTTCAGAAAGATTGGAGTGTAGGTGGATGAAAATTCCGCCACTGCCTGTGCCTGTGAATAGGTTTCACAGGGTTATTAGCTTCTGTTCTATAGCTGCAGTGGATAGCATTCTTGGTCGAAAGGTAGGTGTATCTAATAAAGGGATTTTGTAATTACTTATTATTTTGTGAAATCAggtatttgtattttgttttgggTGTTGTGGAAACAAAAAATTGTTGTATGCGAGATTGTTGTTACTTTCTTTACACGAGGAAGTATTGGATGTAAAAATTGTTGTTGCTTAGATGTCTCTTTTGGTGCTGTATATGATAGATGTTGTGTTTAAAATTGTTGATTGCTTAGATCTCTAGATTGTATCTGCTCAGTTTATTTTGGTTTTGGGTACCAAACAATAATGAAGTATGGGATGCACATCTGTTGTGGCTTAACAGTACCCAATGTTGTGGGGTAATGAAGCACTGAGTTTAAAATCGTCGTTGGTTGAAAGTGGTTTCGGTGCAGAACGTGGTTATTCTTCTGAGCAGCTTCTGGCCATTGTATgcttaagatcctgaaaaaggttatTTATTGTATACAATCTCCTAGATTTATAATAAATAATCATTCAgttgtagagatcacaatcttatTTGAGTCCTGTTTAATGATTACTAATGTCAACCCTGGACCAATCTGCAGAGCTTATGTAGATTATCTCATAAATTTCAGGAGCTCTTTGCCATGAATCGGTCTCATGTATTATATTACGAGCTCCATTAACTGTAGTATGGAGGCAAACCCACTGCGGGCACACTGCACCTAGTTTCCCTGGTCAGGTGATCCCATGAAATTTATAATTGTAATCATAATTACTTTTGGCAGCAGACTTTGAGCGGTTTGGGGAAGGAGGGGCTGGAACTTTGCAGATTTGAttgaaataatttagaaatcatATATGATCAAATGCCAACTTCTTGATGGTGATTTGTTTCCGGATTTCTCTCACTGGAATCTGGGAATAAATTGAACATAGGTTCAAAGAGTAGAAGTTTCATGTTTCATAAGACAAATGTGCTGTATGCTACAGCTATTTTTTCGCAACGTTATCTGAGAAAGTTGCCGTAACCTTCATCCATGAAACCATTGCCAATGTTGCATTCACTAATCAGAAATGCGATTGGAAAATGAAAGCATTGCTATGTGGCAATAAAATCTCTTGAGCAGGTGAAGCATACCTTTTGGCTTCCTCCCTTTTGCAGCAGCTACTTTTCCTCCAAAACAGTAAATGCTCCTAATTCAATAGAGGGAGTTTTATGTTTAGCATTTCCAGAATTTAGCACCTTTCATGGGATCATCTGGGAATTTAAAAATGGGATCTCTCATCCTCTCCATGGAAACCCTCTCCGAACTTTGTAAAAAGTTGTTTTTGGCTTTATGCATATCATGTTTACTAATAGAAGTAGAACAGATGATGTCCTACAGTTTTCATGCAGTTTGTCCTGGAAGTAATAAGAGATTTTAAGTCTATTGATGACATTGTTGCAACATGAAGTATGAAAGCTCCCAATTGAGATTTGATATGGTCTTTGATCATGTATTTAGCATTTTCAGTTTTGGAAGCATAGTGTGGTAGTTTCTACATCCATATATGTAGATCTGATTCCAATTGGTTGTCTCCTTTTATTGCATTGTGCACTTTTCAACTGCTAGTGCAGCAGGGGTACACAAAATTGATTATGTATTTCAGTCAGAGTCACATAATAGAAGCTTCCTGTAGAATAATTATAGAAAAATATGTACAAATATTCTTTGTAACGTACGCACAACTTTTCAGAGAAGAGATAAAATCACAGAGCTTTTACAGTCTCTATCACATAAGCTACTCACTCAAATATAGTTATGAAAAAGGGGTTTAATTTACACTCTACAGTTTTTTTCAACAATTTTAATTCGGTTGGTTCTCTTTAATTTGCAACAGTTTTTTTCAGTGTAGGCTCTCATGCGACTGCTTAGTTTATTTTGGTTAGCAGCTATTGCTCAACTTTTTAACTTTTTAAGCAGCAATTTGTGGAGCTGGTGACCCCATAAATATTTATTTTGCTGTTTATTTTTAAGCAGTTATTTTAAATCGTATTATTAAATgagattaattttttttgtgtAGCCATCTGTCATTTTTTCCAATATGCAGTTGTTGAGATAGagaaagattccaatttatccttttccCATAATTAAAAATTTGTATGAAAACATGAGAACATGGGATCAGGACTGTATGATGTAGTagcttccatccactccatctttCAACTAGCATTGATTTCATGTAAGATATATGCTCTCGCCTTTTGGGAAAGTATTTTGTCAATTGTTGGGAATGGGTCCATATTCCTGTCCCGTCTCTATTCTGTGGGTCCAACATAGTACGATATTGTATAGAGTAATTGGCTGAAACCACTGGTAGTATAGTAATTGGCTAAATTAGTGGTAATTCATTCAGTCCTGTTTCAGTCAATGAAGCCCTAATTTGAGCGGTCTTGTTTCAGTCTGTTAATCCCTAATCCATGGCATGATTAGAGGAGTCTATCTCTATGCCTCTGTTTCATATATAACAATTTGAATGAAAGAAGTTTTTTTCATTTATATACAACAAATCATTTGAATAAAAGATAGTTTTTCATCTATTTACCTTGTTCTCCTCTTCTTTGTTTGCATTCTCTGTCATTGGTATGCAGGTCATATTTTAAttatggtattagagctaagttccTTGTAACAAGAGCGTGAGAGCTAGGTCAGGGATTGGAAAATTCTGCAGCATAAATACAGGTTTACTGAAGTGGGCAATTtcggattttttaaaaaaatgacttGTCAAATAGGTGAAAAAAAAAAGGATGGTGGAgaagtt encodes:
- the LOC131079593 gene encoding F-box/kelch-repeat protein At3g24760 isoform X2; this translates as MDKVCSQPRCTEHEGWSRLNPDTTEFILSCLPISSIISCCTVCKQWYAIATEPSFGARLRDHKKPWFFLYGQNNIFLKNNQAFGFDPEAHKWIRLPVSSFPESCAGDSLAGSGGFLFATTGSDCSRFCYAPVFAASWKETAPMRFSRRQPLVGVFNVKKNYGFIVVGGSRFVGGLVDIEDRLAVEIYDSGTDEWELCAPLPAEFRSGNSSQWLTSALLNGKFYVFGIFSGFMSAFDLELRSWDMVRILRPAGILFSFLIPCQGRLILAGLKNTADGPGFDLWKIDEETMGLCEVGSMPKELLYSLFDNDEEDKFASLKCVGLGSLIYVFNEEHHKMYPACVCEVSERLECRWMKIPPLPVPVNRFHRVISFCSIAAVDSILGRKSLCRLSHKFQELFAMNRSHVLYYELH
- the LOC131079593 gene encoding F-box/kelch-repeat protein At3g24760 isoform X3 — its product is MDKVCSQPRCTEHEGWSRLNPDTTEFILSCLPISSIISCCTVCKQWYAIATEPSFGARLRDHKKPWFFLYGQNNIFLKNNQAFGFDPEAHKWIRLPVSSFPESCAGDSLAGSGGFLFATTGSDCSRFCYAPVFAASWKETAPMRFSRRQPLVGVFNVKKNYGFIVVGGSRFVGGLVDIEDRLAVEIYDSGTDEWELCAPLPAEFRSGNSSQWLTSALLNGKFYVFGIFSGFMSAFDLELRSWDMVRILRPAGILFSFLIPCQGRLILAGLKNTADGPGFDLWKIDEETMGLCEVGSMPKELLYSLFDNDEEDKFASLKCVGLGSLIYVFNEEHHKMYPACVCEVSERLECRWMKIPPLPVPVNRFHRVISFCSIAAVDSILGRKVIF
- the LOC131079593 gene encoding F-box/kelch-repeat protein At3g24760 isoform X1 translates to MDKVCSQPRCTEHEGWSRLNPDTTEFILSCLPISSIISCCTVCKQWYAIATEPSFGARLRDHKKPWFFLYGQNNIFLKNNQAFGFDPEAHKWIRLPVSSFPESCAGDSLAGSGGFLFATTGSDCSRFCYAPVFAASWKETAPMRFSRRQPLVGVFNVKKNYGFIVVGGSRFVGGLVDIEDRLAVEIYDSGTDEWELCAPLPAEFRSGNSSQWLTSALLNGKFYVFGIFSGFMSAFDLELRSWDMVRILRPAGILFSFLIPCQGRLILAGLKNTADGPGFDLWKIDEETMGLCEVGSMPKELLYSLFDNDEEDKFASLKCVGLGSLIYVFNEEHHKMYPACVCEVSERLECRWMKIPPLPVPVNRFHRVISFCSIAAVDSILGRKYPMLWGNEALSLKSSLVESGFGAERGYSSEQLLAIVCLRS